Proteins encoded within one genomic window of Planctomycetia bacterium:
- a CDS encoding Gfo/Idh/MocA family oxidoreductase: MKPIRVAVAGVGSLGQHHARILAGMSNVTLVGIVEPNVTQAASIAEKYQCKVFTSVKELKGQVDAVSIVTPTRFHCSTAVELLAAGIPCMVEKPLAGTIPEAKLIVNAAKRANTLLQVGHIERFNPGFTTVEQSCLRPKYIEAHRLAPFSGRGLDVGVVMDLMIHDLDLVLSLVRSPVVSVDAIGVSVVGQHEDIANARIHFANGTVATLTASRVHTHAVRSMMLFGSEGFAGIDFGKKNCTLVQPTMSFRHGVPDVRNLDPQSMQRFKETMFSDYLQTYVTDESKLDQLTAELSDFIHCVRTGEEPKVTGEDGLAAVTVAHSILANISAHDWEGNSQFLGATDLPPYEGLLFEKQSTSSDKLAA, encoded by the coding sequence ATGAAACCAATTCGAGTGGCGGTAGCAGGAGTGGGAAGCCTTGGTCAGCACCATGCTCGTATCCTGGCTGGCATGTCGAATGTTACCCTTGTTGGTATTGTTGAGCCTAATGTAACACAAGCCGCCAGCATCGCTGAAAAATACCAGTGCAAAGTGTTTACCAGTGTCAAAGAGCTTAAAGGCCAGGTTGATGCAGTTTCCATAGTCACGCCAACACGCTTCCATTGCAGTACCGCAGTTGAACTACTCGCTGCAGGCATTCCCTGCATGGTGGAGAAACCGCTGGCTGGCACGATTCCGGAAGCCAAGCTGATCGTCAATGCCGCTAAGCGAGCCAATACCTTGCTTCAAGTGGGACATATTGAACGGTTCAATCCTGGGTTTACCACTGTTGAACAATCATGCCTGCGACCCAAATATATCGAAGCCCACCGGCTGGCCCCATTTTCAGGCCGAGGCCTGGATGTGGGTGTCGTCATGGATCTGATGATCCACGATCTCGATTTGGTTCTTTCGTTAGTGCGATCTCCTGTCGTATCTGTTGATGCCATTGGTGTCAGTGTCGTGGGTCAGCATGAGGACATTGCCAATGCTCGGATTCATTTTGCTAACGGTACAGTAGCAACTCTCACCGCCAGCCGTGTGCATACTCACGCAGTCCGCTCCATGATGCTTTTCGGATCGGAAGGGTTTGCAGGAATTGATTTCGGCAAAAAGAACTGCACTCTGGTTCAACCTACCATGTCTTTCCGCCATGGCGTGCCAGATGTTCGCAATCTTGATCCACAAAGCATGCAGCGATTCAAGGAAACGATGTTCAGCGACTACCTGCAAACATACGTTACGGATGAATCCAAACTGGATCAATTAACCGCAGAATTGTCTGATTTCATCCATTGTGTACGCACTGGCGAGGAGCCTAAAGTTACCGGTGAAGATGGCCTGGCTGCAGTAACTGTAGCTCATTCAATCCTGGCAAATATCTCCGCACACGACTGGGAAGGCAACAGCCAATTCCTGGGCGCCACCGATTTACCACCCTACGAAGGCTTGTTGTTCGAAAAGCAATCAACGAGTTCAGATAAACTGGCTGCTTAA
- the miaB gene encoding tRNA (N6-isopentenyl adenosine(37)-C2)-methylthiotransferase MiaB, with amino-acid sequence MPKLFIDTVGCQMNVLDSELVVGSLRRQGYELTSDPRSADVILFNTCSVREHAEEKIYSALGTLKGHKEAHPEKIIGVLGCMAQKDQAIVTKRAPYVDIVCGPGQLARVPELIQEVHKTRKKQYAFSLGRTAAGKLEVTQSFESYDPNRDPTMRPTPFQAYVRIQLGCDKFCTYCIVPSVRGPEQGRHPDHILAEVRQLASEGCKEVTLLGQTVNSYRYTHGDGRKVRLSDLMYQIQEIAGIERIKFVTSFPKDMTDDLIQAVRDLPKACKYLHVPAQHGDNIMLKKMKRLYSVEFYKDMVLRCREAIPDVAISSDFIVGFCGETEEQFLTCGELIRFAKFKNSYIFKYSPRRGTKADELFEDDIPEEIKKRRNNELLAVQAEISAADHQRQLGTKVQVLVEGPSKAALKEQGQAAYSEMTQLTGRTMTDHIVVFDGHPRLIGQTVSVQVDEATPWTLFGSVMTAEQVTVTGDTIPPVSLISTPTRRIELSLA; translated from the coding sequence ATGCCGAAACTCTTTATCGATACCGTTGGCTGTCAGATGAATGTGCTGGACAGTGAGCTTGTCGTGGGCAGCCTGCGACGACAAGGGTATGAACTCACTTCCGATCCACGTTCTGCTGATGTCATTCTGTTTAATACCTGCTCAGTCCGTGAACACGCGGAAGAGAAGATCTATTCTGCCCTCGGTACGCTCAAAGGTCACAAGGAAGCTCATCCGGAAAAAATCATTGGCGTTTTGGGGTGCATGGCCCAGAAAGATCAGGCCATTGTCACGAAACGGGCACCGTATGTTGATATCGTGTGTGGCCCAGGACAGTTGGCGCGTGTTCCTGAATTGATTCAAGAAGTGCACAAAACACGCAAAAAGCAATATGCCTTTTCCTTAGGCAGGACTGCTGCAGGCAAACTCGAAGTTACTCAAAGCTTTGAAAGCTATGATCCCAATCGCGATCCCACCATGCGGCCGACGCCATTTCAGGCATATGTCCGTATACAGTTGGGATGTGACAAGTTCTGCACGTATTGCATAGTGCCTAGCGTCCGTGGTCCTGAACAGGGACGACACCCTGACCACATCCTGGCTGAAGTTAGACAACTGGCCAGCGAAGGTTGCAAAGAAGTGACTCTCCTGGGTCAAACGGTCAACAGCTACCGATATACTCACGGTGACGGCAGAAAAGTCAGACTTTCTGACCTCATGTACCAGATTCAGGAAATCGCAGGCATCGAGCGTATCAAGTTTGTCACCAGCTTCCCCAAAGACATGACCGATGACCTCATCCAGGCGGTTCGTGATCTACCCAAAGCCTGCAAGTATCTGCATGTACCGGCACAGCATGGCGACAATATCATGCTGAAGAAAATGAAAAGACTGTATTCCGTTGAATTTTACAAGGACATGGTACTTCGCTGCCGGGAAGCCATCCCCGATGTCGCCATCAGCAGCGACTTTATTGTCGGCTTCTGTGGCGAGACTGAAGAGCAGTTTCTAACGTGTGGCGAATTGATCCGATTTGCTAAATTCAAGAACAGCTACATCTTCAAATACAGCCCGCGTCGAGGCACTAAGGCTGATGAACTGTTTGAAGACGATATTCCAGAAGAGATCAAAAAGCGTCGCAATAATGAGTTGTTAGCTGTCCAGGCTGAAATCAGCGCTGCTGATCATCAGCGACAATTAGGAACCAAAGTGCAAGTCCTGGTTGAAGGCCCTAGCAAGGCTGCACTCAAGGAGCAGGGACAAGCTGCATATTCCGAGATGACCCAATTGACTGGTCGAACCATGACCGATCATATCGTGGTGTTTGATGGACACCCTCGGCTGATTGGGCAGACTGTTTCAGTGCAAGTTGACGAAGCCACGCCCTGGACATTGTTCGGTTCTGTTATGACTGCTGAGCAGGTTACAGTAACAGGCGATACTATTCCGCCTGTCTCACTTATATCTACACCTACCCGTCGCATTGAATTGTCGTTGGCATAA
- the rho gene encoding transcription termination factor Rho — MRPAHHTERSDGYPPRQGGGGGGHYGRRGQGGQGYGHGRGQGGQGGQGYGQGQRRQGGGGRYQQQGGYGQGQGGNGRYGHQGHNQRRYHQNPGNIPRSAADLAAPPMPGVDVPGEEQLLAPATPSVVPLTTFTGILELHPKGYGFLRQLKRHMMAQMGDPYVGNHLVERFHLPAGVLIEGTLEPGPPGSMGPRLRSIEKIEGQPAAPIQHRDFETLTPIDPEQWIRLETNTEPITTRILDMLAPIGKGQRGLIVAPPRSGKTILLQHIAQAVATNFPEMHIMVVLVDERPEEVTDMSRSIRGEVCASSSDRETIQHIRMAETALNRAKFLATQGKDVFVLLDSLTRLARAYNKESNSGRTMTGGVDIKALEIPKRLFGSARAFEEGGSLTIMGTALIETGSKQDDVIFQEFKGTGNMEVVLDRKLAERRIFPAFDIAASGTRKEERILPAEMYKQVTMLRRTVASMKSVDAMMMLVDKLQKTKTNAEFLEKMGKSVR; from the coding sequence ATGAGGCCAGCACACCATACCGAAAGGTCTGATGGTTACCCCCCACGCCAAGGCGGCGGTGGCGGTGGTCATTACGGACGCCGAGGACAAGGTGGTCAAGGGTATGGACACGGTCGTGGCCAAGGTGGTCAGGGTGGCCAGGGCTACGGTCAGGGACAACGTCGCCAGGGCGGCGGTGGTCGCTACCAGCAACAGGGCGGCTACGGCCAGGGCCAGGGTGGCAACGGTCGATACGGCCACCAGGGACACAATCAGCGCCGCTATCATCAGAACCCGGGCAACATCCCCCGCTCTGCTGCAGACCTTGCCGCTCCACCTATGCCAGGAGTAGACGTCCCCGGAGAAGAGCAGCTACTTGCTCCTGCTACACCATCCGTTGTTCCGCTAACAACTTTTACCGGCATCCTGGAACTGCACCCCAAGGGTTACGGCTTTCTCCGCCAACTCAAGCGCCACATGATGGCTCAAATGGGAGACCCCTATGTGGGCAATCATCTGGTTGAGCGATTCCATCTACCTGCCGGTGTGCTGATCGAAGGCACGCTGGAACCCGGTCCACCAGGCTCCATGGGCCCACGTCTTCGAAGCATAGAAAAGATTGAAGGCCAGCCGGCTGCTCCCATTCAACATCGGGACTTTGAAACGCTGACACCTATCGATCCTGAACAGTGGATTCGACTGGAAACCAATACCGAACCTATTACGACGCGCATACTGGATATGCTCGCCCCGATTGGCAAAGGCCAGCGTGGTTTGATTGTAGCCCCGCCACGCTCGGGCAAAACCATTCTGTTGCAGCATATTGCCCAGGCAGTTGCCACCAACTTCCCTGAAATGCACATCATGGTGGTTCTGGTAGACGAACGCCCTGAAGAAGTGACCGATATGAGTCGCTCGATTCGTGGCGAAGTCTGTGCCAGCAGTTCTGACCGGGAAACTATTCAGCACATTCGGATGGCTGAAACTGCCCTCAACCGAGCCAAATTCCTGGCGACACAAGGCAAGGACGTTTTCGTTCTGCTCGACAGCCTGACTCGACTGGCTCGTGCCTACAACAAGGAAAGTAATTCAGGCCGCACGATGACCGGCGGCGTTGACATCAAAGCTCTGGAAATACCCAAACGCCTGTTTGGTTCTGCCAGGGCTTTTGAAGAAGGTGGCTCACTGACTATCATGGGAACTGCCTTGATTGAAACAGGCTCCAAACAGGATGATGTGATCTTCCAGGAGTTCAAAGGCACAGGCAACATGGAAGTGGTTCTCGACCGCAAGTTGGCCGAGCGACGCATCTTCCCTGCTTTCGACATTGCCGCCTCTGGTACACGCAAGGAAGAACGAATTCTTCCTGCTGAAATGTACAAGCAGGTAACCATGCTCAGACGAACCGTTGCCAGCATGAAATCGGTTGATGCCATGATGATGCTGGTCGATAAACTACAGAAAACCAAAACTAACGCCGAGTTCCTTGAAAAAATGGGCAAGTCCGTGCGTTAG
- the thyX gene encoding FAD-dependent thymidylate synthase, giving the protein MERFLADHEVNTWSTDSSIAGEKLCEVAGRVCYMSFAKPRPGGNQAYLKHILEVGHGSVLEHGTWNFIFTGINRAVTHELIRHRAGWAYSQLSQRYVDESIAEYVEPDCIANDPELHELWVKTIKTTHAAYVELAEKLTARFASEPDKTLRRKLARQAARSVLPNATETKIFVTANTRALRHFIEMRGSRHADVEIRKLAIAVLKVMQREAPNLFGDYELTTLPDGTHEASTPYRKV; this is encoded by the coding sequence ATGGAACGATTCCTGGCAGACCATGAGGTGAATACCTGGAGCACTGATTCCAGCATCGCTGGTGAAAAACTCTGCGAAGTTGCTGGCCGTGTCTGCTACATGAGCTTTGCCAAGCCACGACCAGGTGGAAACCAGGCATACTTGAAACACATCCTTGAGGTGGGGCATGGTTCTGTCCTGGAGCATGGTACATGGAATTTTATCTTCACAGGCATTAATCGTGCGGTTACGCATGAACTGATCCGCCACCGTGCAGGCTGGGCTTATTCACAATTGAGCCAGCGCTATGTCGATGAATCCATCGCAGAATACGTTGAACCCGACTGTATTGCCAACGATCCGGAGTTGCATGAACTCTGGGTTAAGACGATTAAAACAACACATGCAGCGTATGTGGAACTGGCTGAGAAGCTGACAGCACGATTTGCCAGCGAACCTGATAAAACACTTCGTCGCAAATTAGCACGACAGGCGGCACGATCTGTGCTACCGAATGCAACCGAAACCAAGATCTTCGTGACTGCCAACACCCGAGCCTTACGGCATTTCATCGAAATGCGCGGGAGCAGGCATGCTGATGTCGAGATACGCAAGCTCGCCATTGCAGTTCTGAAAGTCATGCAGCGCGAAGCACCAAATTTGTTTGGGGATTATGAACTCACTACATTACCGGACGGAACACATGAGGCCAGCACACCATACCGAAAGGTCTGA
- the rdgB gene encoding RdgB/HAM1 family non-canonical purine NTP pyrophosphatase: MTQLVIGTRNKKKILEIKPLLADLPLELVPVADLNNVPEIAEEGRTFLANASLKARGVATAAHAWTLAEDSGLVVPALNNEPGVDSAIYAGVHGDDAANNAKLLSKIAAIPESERQAYYICVAVLCDPQGEIRAVTEARCHGVIVESASGSQGFGYDPLFLIPEYHKTFGELAPIVKSALSHRAKAMNSMRSAIIQHLCR, encoded by the coding sequence ATGACACAACTGGTCATAGGTACTCGAAACAAGAAAAAGATTCTTGAAATAAAGCCACTGCTTGCTGATCTGCCATTGGAGTTAGTTCCAGTTGCTGATCTCAACAATGTGCCGGAAATTGCTGAGGAAGGTAGAACCTTTCTTGCGAATGCGTCCTTGAAGGCGAGAGGAGTCGCAACTGCCGCCCATGCATGGACATTAGCCGAAGACAGTGGCCTGGTAGTACCTGCTCTGAACAATGAACCTGGTGTCGATTCAGCCATCTATGCAGGTGTTCATGGGGACGATGCCGCTAACAATGCCAAGCTGCTCAGCAAAATTGCTGCCATCCCAGAGTCTGAACGACAGGCCTATTACATTTGTGTAGCGGTTTTGTGTGATCCACAAGGCGAAATCAGGGCAGTAACAGAAGCGAGATGCCACGGTGTTATTGTTGAATCTGCATCAGGAAGTCAGGGATTTGGCTATGATCCATTATTTTTGATTCCTGAGTATCACAAGACATTTGGTGAACTTGCTCCCATTGTGAAGTCTGCATTAAGTCATCGTGCCAAAGCCATGAACAGTATGAGATCTGCAATCATTCAGCACCTTTGCCGTTAG
- a CDS encoding OmpH family outer membrane protein produces the protein MRRMFVLACGLALLGLTPAYTLAQNNTAQPAPVTPVRVGFVNMQETLKLYPRYKALQDELKKKDEEFMGLVKKKQERADALQKEYTASTDQKRKDAIELELRGIKMEVDTIAADAKKTLGKYFDEEVAKIYIEFYGAVQEVAKAHGFDIVWRYTEDWNKEEYNKPANIVRRMAANPIFPMYYDRDRYDITYRVVNYLSQKYPAPVTQTGGTVPAGGVTPAAGGAQK, from the coding sequence GTGAGACGTATGTTTGTCTTGGCCTGTGGCCTGGCACTGCTCGGCTTGACACCTGCCTATACCCTGGCACAAAACAATACTGCACAACCTGCTCCCGTTACACCAGTGCGTGTCGGTTTCGTTAATATGCAGGAAACATTGAAGCTTTATCCACGATACAAGGCACTTCAGGATGAGCTGAAGAAAAAAGACGAAGAATTCATGGGTTTGGTGAAAAAGAAGCAGGAACGTGCTGACGCCCTGCAGAAAGAATACACCGCCAGCACCGATCAGAAGCGTAAAGACGCTATCGAACTGGAGTTGCGCGGAATCAAGATGGAAGTGGATACCATCGCTGCCGATGCCAAGAAGACTCTTGGCAAATACTTCGATGAAGAAGTAGCCAAGATTTATATCGAGTTTTATGGTGCAGTACAGGAAGTAGCCAAAGCACACGGCTTTGACATTGTGTGGCGCTACACTGAAGATTGGAACAAGGAAGAGTACAACAAGCCTGCGAATATCGTACGTCGCATGGCAGCCAACCCCATTTTCCCGATGTATTACGATCGTGATCGTTACGACATCACCTATCGTGTCGTGAATTATCTTTCGCAAAAGTACCCTGCTCCTGTCACCCAGACGGGTGGCACAGTACCAGCCGGTGGTGTAACTCCCGCTGCTGGTGGTGCTCAGAAGTAA
- a CDS encoding UDP-3-O-acyl-N-acetylglucosamine deacetylase — protein sequence MLHQVGWRWQRTIEQPVVVEGFGYITGQWSRVRFRPGRPGTGILFQRIDLRDAPIVPAKIEYVTGANRRTIIGHAPAQVELIEHVMAALSGLKIDNCIVELTAAEPPGLDGSSLCFVEALTEEGGIHIQRERQPIYGVSEPITVTDGRATLTLHPSNEPGLTISYILDYGHQSPIGCHRHTQRITSDRFVNELAMCRTFLTTAEASTMQQLGIGVNTTAADLLVYGERGPIGGNIVRYANEPARHKALDILGDMALFAGDLEGHIVGYKSGHALNAVMVRRLTQELAMPQATPTVSMRPLLRVA from the coding sequence ATGTTGCATCAGGTAGGCTGGCGTTGGCAGCGAACGATTGAACAACCTGTTGTTGTTGAAGGTTTTGGCTATATCACCGGGCAATGGTCTCGCGTCCGGTTTCGACCTGGCCGACCTGGTACTGGCATTCTTTTTCAGCGCATTGATCTTCGCGACGCACCCATTGTGCCAGCCAAGATCGAGTATGTCACTGGTGCAAACCGTCGTACTATTATCGGCCATGCTCCTGCCCAGGTTGAACTCATTGAACATGTGATGGCTGCCCTGTCTGGTCTGAAGATAGATAACTGTATTGTTGAATTAACTGCTGCTGAACCTCCGGGACTGGATGGATCATCTCTCTGTTTTGTTGAAGCACTCACAGAAGAAGGTGGAATTCACATCCAGCGTGAGAGGCAACCCATCTACGGTGTATCCGAACCTATTACGGTTACTGATGGTCGTGCTACACTGACGCTTCACCCCAGTAACGAACCTGGGCTGACTATCAGCTACATACTCGATTACGGCCATCAAAGCCCTATCGGCTGTCATCGACATACCCAACGAATTACATCTGATCGATTTGTTAATGAACTGGCCATGTGCCGAACGTTCCTGACGACCGCAGAAGCCTCCACTATGCAGCAACTGGGCATCGGTGTGAACACCACTGCTGCCGATCTGCTGGTTTATGGCGAACGTGGCCCCATTGGTGGCAACATCGTTCGATATGCCAATGAACCAGCCCGACATAAGGCATTAGATATTCTCGGCGACATGGCCCTCTTCGCCGGTGATCTGGAAGGGCACATTGTCGGTTACAAATCTGGCCATGCACTCAATGCTGTGATGGTACGCCGACTGACCCAGGAACTGGCCATGCCACAGGCAACACCGACGGTTTCCATGCGGCCACTGCTGCGGGTTGCATGA
- a CDS encoding sigma-70 family RNA polymerase sigma factor, which yields MLDTSPDDSDEALLARFCQGETSAYGELLKRFQREIYAYLRRYLGQDALAEDVFQNTFIQVYQKARQFEAGRKVRPWLYAIATHQAIDMLRRINRRSALSLEQMASSSEGDNQTWADTLVSAETDPYAGLELAEQRMRVTQALEQLPEHLKLTVILAYYQGLKYRVIADIMKIPVGTVKSRLHAAMSKLHDALLVVESPA from the coding sequence ATTCTGGATACTTCACCCGACGATAGCGATGAGGCTCTGTTAGCTCGTTTCTGTCAGGGTGAGACTTCTGCATACGGAGAACTGCTCAAACGATTTCAGCGGGAAATCTATGCTTACCTGCGACGCTACCTGGGGCAGGATGCACTGGCTGAGGATGTATTTCAAAATACCTTCATTCAGGTGTATCAGAAAGCCAGGCAGTTTGAGGCAGGTCGCAAAGTAAGACCTTGGCTCTATGCCATTGCAACGCACCAAGCTATTGACATGCTTCGCCGAATCAATCGGCGATCGGCTCTCAGTCTGGAGCAGATGGCATCTAGTTCGGAAGGTGATAATCAGACTTGGGCGGATACTCTGGTATCTGCTGAAACTGACCCCTACGCTGGATTGGAATTAGCCGAGCAAAGGATGCGAGTAACGCAGGCGCTTGAGCAGTTGCCGGAACATTTGAAGCTTACCGTAATCCTGGCTTATTACCAGGGGCTGAAGTACCGGGTTATTGCAGACATCATGAAGATTCCCGTGGGCACCGTGAAATCGCGATTGCATGCCGCCATGAGCAAACTTCATGATGCTCTATTGGTAGTGGAATCACCTGCTTGA
- a CDS encoding class I SAM-dependent methyltransferase: protein MSILISFILFCCATAEQPQGTAKTEKPRYEFKQNHDPDGIGKFYMNREIAQVMGHLGIGWLERPEREQEEAPTKLMKALNLKPGMVVCDLGAGSGYFTFRLSKQVGNTGKVYAVDIQPEMCEVLDKRAKQLKITNVETVLGTEKDPKLPAAAIDLILMVDVYHEFNYPYEMIEAMVKALKPGGKIVFVEYRGEDAWVPIKPLHKMTERQVLIEMEPFPLKHKGTLRILPRQHIIIMEKTVDQKK, encoded by the coding sequence ATGAGCATCCTTATTTCCTTCATTCTTTTCTGCTGTGCTACTGCCGAGCAGCCTCAAGGAACAGCTAAAACCGAAAAACCACGATACGAATTCAAGCAAAACCATGACCCTGATGGCATCGGCAAATTCTACATGAACCGGGAGATTGCCCAGGTAATGGGACATCTCGGTATCGGTTGGTTGGAACGGCCTGAACGCGAGCAGGAAGAAGCACCTACTAAATTGATGAAAGCGCTAAACCTCAAACCGGGCATGGTAGTCTGCGATCTCGGTGCCGGTTCAGGTTATTTCACTTTTCGATTGTCCAAACAGGTTGGAAATACAGGCAAAGTTTATGCTGTCGATATCCAGCCCGAAATGTGTGAAGTTCTTGATAAACGAGCTAAGCAACTCAAGATCACGAACGTTGAAACGGTGTTAGGCACAGAAAAAGATCCGAAACTCCCCGCTGCTGCAATTGACCTGATTCTCATGGTCGATGTCTATCATGAGTTCAATTATCCATATGAGATGATTGAGGCTATGGTCAAAGCATTAAAGCCCGGTGGCAAAATTGTCTTTGTCGAATATCGTGGCGAAGATGCCTGGGTGCCTATCAAGCCGCTGCACAAGATGACCGAACGGCAGGTATTAATCGAAATGGAGCCTTTCCCTTTGAAACATAAAGGGACACTGCGTATTCTACCCCGACAACACATCATCATTATGGAAAAGACTGTAGATCAGAAAAAATAG